A genomic stretch from Desulfurococcaceae archaeon MEX13E-LK6-19 includes:
- a CDS encoding 5'-nucleotidase has product MPKEITDRDKFMEIVERAEEIRVKKLEKEGIAKVKARTKRYLYTIKIPLDQLDEFLQKIKEKVGEEKIVYF; this is encoded by the coding sequence ATGCCCAAGGAGATTACTGATAGAGATAAGTTTATGGAGATTGTAGAAAGAGCTGAAGAAATTAGAGTTAAAAAGCTTGAGAAAGAGGGTATAGCAAAAGTAAAAGCCAGAACTAAAAGATACCTATACACAATAAAGATCCCACTAGACCAGCTTGATGAATTCCTTCAAAAGATCAAGGAGAAAGTCGGTGAGGAAAAGATAGTTTATTTCTAA
- a CDS encoding MBL fold metallo-hydrolase: MASVEIKVLGSGGEVGRAAIYVRDTVKKKGILLDYGVNFDEEGRPQFPEHIRPVDVAAVVVSHAHLDHIGAVPMLYISARPLSIMTKPTQVIGEILIKDFMKLSGYYIDYEEGEVQAMMDNSLLLDYGEDVDVNDYNILVTSAGHILGSMITYLTTPSGHKIMYTGDINTIQTWTLSKAELWPYKVDTLIIESTYGGVKHPPRYLVEKKLVEAVEEVINDGGTVLIPAFSVGRSQEVISLLAAELPHVPVYLDGMSREITEIYLRNKKFLRDPDMFRRAVENTRFIRGWEDRRKAWKRPCVIVSSAGMLKGGPALYYLKKLGSNEKNAVFLVSYQSLDSPGHMILEKGEIEELGIKIKARLQWFDLSSHAGRDGLLNIVVHYRHTLKNIVIIHGEDSSRNYLANKIREELGDDINIYTPSNGETITVEA, encoded by the coding sequence ATGGCTAGTGTTGAAATAAAAGTGCTTGGTAGCGGGGGCGAGGTCGGTAGGGCAGCGATTTATGTGAGAGATACTGTAAAGAAGAAAGGAATTCTTCTTGACTATGGTGTTAATTTTGACGAGGAGGGTCGCCCACAGTTTCCCGAGCATATAAGACCTGTTGATGTAGCGGCTGTTGTTGTTTCTCATGCCCACCTTGACCATATTGGTGCTGTCCCCATGCTCTACATATCGGCACGCCCATTATCCATAATGACTAAGCCTACACAGGTCATTGGCGAGATCCTCATAAAGGACTTCATGAAGCTTTCAGGATACTATATTGATTATGAGGAAGGAGAAGTCCAGGCAATGATGGATAACTCCTTGTTACTCGACTATGGTGAGGATGTTGATGTTAATGACTATAATATTCTTGTGACGAGTGCAGGTCACATACTGGGTAGTATGATAACGTACTTGACTACTCCAAGTGGTCACAAGATCATGTATACTGGGGATATAAACACTATACAGACATGGACTCTCTCCAAAGCAGAACTTTGGCCTTACAAAGTTGATACGTTGATTATCGAGTCTACTTATGGTGGAGTAAAACATCCTCCAAGGTATCTCGTGGAGAAGAAGCTTGTTGAAGCAGTAGAAGAAGTTATTAATGATGGTGGTACTGTTTTAATACCCGCTTTTAGTGTTGGTAGAAGCCAAGAAGTCATTTCTCTTCTTGCAGCCGAGCTACCGCATGTCCCTGTATATCTTGATGGCATGTCAAGAGAAATAACAGAGATTTATTTGAGGAACAAGAAGTTTTTACGTGATCCCGATATGTTTCGTAGAGCTGTAGAGAATACAAGGTTTATACGTGGATGGGAGGATAGAAGGAAAGCGTGGAAGAGGCCATGCGTAATAGTTTCATCGGCAGGAATGCTGAAAGGAGGACCTGCTCTCTACTACTTGAAGAAACTAGGGTCTAATGAAAAGAATGCTGTATTTCTCGTAAGCTACCAGTCTCTTGATAGTCCCGGGCACATGATTCTTGAGAAAGGAGAAATAGAAGAACTTGGTATAAAGATCAAGGCTAGACTGCAATGGTTCGATCTCTCCAGTCATGCTGGTAGAGATGGGTTGCTGAATATTGTAGTACACTACCGCCATACATTAAAGAATATTGTTATAATTCATGGAGAAGATAGTTCTAGAAACTATCTTGCTAACAAGATTAGAGAAGAACTTGGAGATGATATTAACATCTACACTCCTAGCAATGGTGAGACAATAACAGTGGAGGCCTAG
- a CDS encoding NagC family transcriptional regulator — MIPGLSPRDLKKMLKRMGINVVEIDNVEKVIIVTRDKEITIIEPQVMLFDAGKQKIYQIVAEEVEEEKRALGEEKEEIEISEEDVLFVAEQAGVSPDEAREALIKAKGDLAEAILLLKEEKKN, encoded by the coding sequence GTGATCCCAGGTCTTTCGCCACGTGATTTAAAGAAAATGCTTAAACGCATGGGTATAAACGTTGTTGAAATAGACAATGTTGAAAAAGTAATTATTGTAACAAGAGATAAAGAGATAACGATTATTGAGCCCCAAGTAATGCTCTTTGATGCTGGTAAACAAAAAATCTACCAGATCGTAGCAGAAGAAGTTGAAGAAGAAAAACGTGCCCTCGGAGAAGAAAAAGAAGAGATCGAGATAAGCGAAGAAGACGTATTATTTGTTGCAGAACAAGCAGGAGTATCACCTGATGAAGCAAGAGAAGCATTAATCAAGGCAAAAGGTGATCTAGCCGAAGCAATACTGCTTCTTAAAGAGGAGAAGAAAAATTAG
- a CDS encoding DNA-directed DNA polymerase I, translated as MKIDKIGNVYSLYPTEQFTNRLREPAYLLGVYYDGTLGKAVLEFVSNDGNSLILLVDPTGHKPYFLTDIPPDKIREIKQITNHPGFDGIEVVRKFDPLFGKYRTMTKIVTKDPLAVAKLRNKVAKAWEAKIKYHDNYVFDRQLIPGMKYVLENDLTFKLVTPPISKETRELARKLFSNEPKETQELALQWLPIFEEKPPNARRVAIDIEVYTPFKGRIPHAERAEYPITSIALVANDGLKKVLVLAREHNWGEIPPEYPIDAVVEVFEDEYSLILEFFRIITRYPIVLTFNGDNFDLNYIYHRALKIGIPREYIPLKISEDMVRITTSIHIDLYKFFNNRAIQTYAFGGKYQEFTLEAIASVLLGVSKLPVEGNIGELEYGKLIAYNYRDSELTLQLTLFNDELVWKLMVLLARIAKTSIEDICRKTISKWIQNLFYWEHRRRGYLIPEPEDIKKVKGGMSKTEATIQGRKYAGALVLEPPVGIFFNVVVMDIASLYPSIIKKYNLSYETVNVEECKNVVYATDETGAKVHSICFDKPGLISQIIGLLRDFRVGIYKKKSKDKSLSPTERSWYDVVQKAMKVFINASYGVFGAASFPLYAPAVAESVTALGRRALYSILQKSADIGIKVLYGDTDSIFLWAPSDEQVDVIQKWVEETLGLEIELDKVFTYVLFTGLKKNYIGLYPDGGIEIKGLIAKKRNTPTFLKDLFNELIEMFKSAKDPHDFVKIKEWLQNKVKTLYLQLKNKELTLDKLAFKVTLSKSLDEYTKNRPQHVKAALQLRNYGVNVAPGDIIVFIKVKSRDGVKAIQLAKLYEIDPDKYIDQIKSALEQLLHAFGVEWDDIIGLNKLEAFFTAH; from the coding sequence TTGAAGATAGATAAAATAGGTAACGTATACAGTCTCTATCCTACAGAACAGTTCACCAATAGACTAAGAGAGCCCGCATATTTACTTGGAGTATATTATGATGGTACATTAGGTAAAGCCGTACTCGAGTTTGTATCAAATGATGGAAATTCCCTCATATTACTCGTTGATCCAACTGGTCACAAACCATATTTCCTTACAGACATCCCTCCCGATAAAATCCGTGAAATAAAACAGATAACAAACCACCCAGGATTTGATGGAATAGAAGTCGTGAGGAAATTCGATCCTCTTTTCGGGAAATATAGAACCATGACAAAAATCGTTACTAAAGACCCATTAGCTGTAGCTAAACTACGTAACAAGGTCGCAAAGGCTTGGGAGGCAAAAATAAAGTATCACGACAACTATGTCTTTGATCGACAATTAATACCCGGGATGAAGTATGTTCTAGAAAACGATTTAACATTCAAGCTTGTGACGCCACCAATATCTAAAGAGACTAGAGAATTAGCAAGAAAACTCTTCAGTAATGAACCCAAGGAGACGCAAGAACTAGCGCTACAATGGCTCCCCATATTTGAGGAGAAACCACCCAATGCTAGACGAGTAGCTATAGACATAGAGGTTTACACACCATTCAAGGGAAGGATTCCTCATGCCGAGCGGGCAGAATACCCGATAACGAGCATAGCTCTAGTTGCCAATGATGGGTTGAAGAAAGTACTTGTACTTGCTCGTGAACACAACTGGGGCGAGATACCACCAGAATACCCCATAGATGCGGTCGTGGAAGTATTCGAAGACGAGTATAGCTTGATCCTAGAGTTCTTCCGCATAATAACAAGGTATCCTATAGTACTAACTTTTAACGGTGATAACTTCGACCTGAACTACATATACCATAGAGCATTAAAGATAGGTATTCCAAGAGAGTATATACCATTAAAGATCTCTGAAGACATGGTGAGGATAACAACAAGCATACACATCGACTTGTATAAGTTCTTCAATAATAGGGCTATACAAACCTATGCTTTCGGAGGCAAATACCAAGAGTTCACACTAGAAGCCATAGCCTCAGTATTGCTTGGTGTGTCAAAACTTCCTGTTGAAGGAAACATAGGTGAGCTAGAGTACGGTAAGCTTATAGCTTACAACTACAGGGACTCCGAACTCACACTCCAGCTCACGTTATTCAACGACGAGCTGGTATGGAAGCTTATGGTACTCCTAGCACGTATAGCTAAGACAAGTATAGAGGATATTTGTAGAAAAACAATATCAAAATGGATACAGAATCTCTTCTACTGGGAACATCGTAGAAGAGGATACTTGATCCCAGAGCCAGAGGATATTAAGAAAGTAAAAGGTGGAATGAGTAAAACTGAGGCAACAATACAGGGAAGAAAATATGCTGGAGCACTTGTCCTTGAACCCCCTGTAGGCATATTCTTCAACGTAGTTGTAATGGACATAGCATCACTATACCCAAGTATAATCAAGAAATACAATCTTAGCTACGAGACAGTAAATGTCGAAGAATGTAAAAACGTTGTCTACGCAACCGATGAAACAGGGGCAAAAGTTCATAGTATTTGCTTCGATAAACCCGGTTTAATATCACAGATAATAGGGTTATTGAGAGACTTCCGTGTAGGCATATACAAGAAGAAGTCGAAAGACAAAAGCTTAAGTCCTACTGAGAGAAGCTGGTACGATGTTGTACAGAAAGCTATGAAAGTATTCATAAACGCTAGTTATGGAGTATTTGGAGCTGCATCATTTCCTCTCTACGCACCAGCTGTAGCTGAGAGCGTGACAGCTCTCGGCAGAAGAGCCCTCTATAGTATACTCCAGAAATCAGCTGACATAGGAATAAAAGTTCTCTATGGAGACACTGACTCGATATTCCTATGGGCACCATCTGATGAGCAAGTAGATGTCATCCAGAAATGGGTTGAAGAAACACTGGGACTCGAAATAGAGCTCGACAAAGTATTTACATACGTCTTGTTCACAGGACTCAAGAAGAACTATATCGGACTATACCCTGATGGAGGCATAGAAATCAAAGGCCTTATAGCGAAGAAGAGGAACACACCTACGTTCCTGAAAGACTTATTCAATGAACTTATAGAAATGTTCAAATCAGCTAAAGATCCTCACGACTTCGTTAAGATAAAAGAGTGGCTACAAAACAAAGTAAAAACACTCTACCTACAACTTAAGAATAAAGAGCTAACACTCGATAAATTAGCATTTAAAGTAACATTGTCTAAATCGCTAGACGAGTACACAAAGAATAGACCACAGCATGTAAAGGCCGCTTTACAACTAAGAAACTATGGAGTAAACGTTGCCCCAGGAGACATAATAGTGTTCATAAAAGTTAAGTCAAGAGATGGTGTCAAGGCTATCCAATTAGCTAAACTCTATGAAATAGACCCAGATAAATACATTGATCAAATAAAATCGGCTCTTGAACAATTGCTTCACGCATTTGGCGTAGAATGGGATGATATAATAGGTTTAAACAAGCTTGAAGCATTTTTCACTGCACACTAG
- a CDS encoding 30S ribosomal protein S26e, which yields MPKKRESRGRHKGAKGKVEMVQCDNCGRLVPRDKAICVTRMYSPVDPQLARELEKKGAIIMRYPVTKCYCVSCAVHLGIVKVRPEEERKPKRTYI from the coding sequence ATGCCCAAGAAGAGGGAAAGTCGTGGACGACATAAAGGTGCAAAAGGAAAAGTCGAGATGGTACAATGCGATAATTGTGGGCGTCTCGTACCCCGTGACAAAGCAATATGTGTTACAAGAATGTATTCACCAGTAGACCCCCAGCTAGCAAGAGAGCTTGAGAAGAAAGGAGCCATCATAATGAGGTATCCAGTAACCAAATGCTACTGTGTATCATGTGCAGTCCATCTTGGTATAGTGAAAGTACGTCCAGAAGAAGAAAGAAAGCCCAAGAGAACATACATATAA
- a CDS encoding methyltransferase domain-containing protein, which yields MNCSITVPFVPTPEPVVRSMLKLAKAGPNDIVYDLGCGDGRILIMAVKEFNVKKAVGVEIREDKVKEAIENAKKAGVEDRVVIIHGDMFEVDVSEATIVTLFLLTSVNERLRPKLEKELRTGTRVVSHEFRIPGWKPKEVVDVKDNNYITHTIYLYVIGEHK from the coding sequence ATGAATTGTTCAATAACAGTTCCTTTTGTCCCTACACCCGAGCCTGTTGTCCGTTCTATGTTAAAGTTAGCTAAGGCAGGGCCTAATGATATAGTATATGATCTAGGTTGCGGTGACGGAAGAATTCTCATCATGGCAGTTAAGGAATTTAATGTAAAGAAAGCTGTTGGTGTCGAAATCAGGGAAGATAAAGTAAAAGAAGCTATTGAAAACGCTAAAAAAGCTGGTGTAGAGGATCGCGTAGTAATTATTCATGGAGACATGTTTGAAGTTGATGTAAGTGAGGCAACTATTGTAACACTATTCTTGCTCACAAGTGTTAACGAAAGACTCAGACCCAAACTAGAGAAAGAACTACGAACAGGAACCAGAGTAGTTTCACATGAATTCAGAATCCCTGGATGGAAACCCAAAGAGGTAGTGGATGTAAAAGACAATAATTACATAACACATACTATTTATCTTTATGTAATAGGTGAACATAAATAG
- a CDS encoding tRNA (adenine-N1)-methyltransferase — protein MSKDNIITEGSIVYIIIDSKRRFLVEVKKGGILGTDKGFIKHDEIIGKEFGSTIKTSLGYQAYLMRPLPQDYLNGFKRVTQVIYPKDASLMVYLSGIGPGSHVVEAGVGTGFLTSYLARIVGENGRVYGYEIRKDFLEVARENLSKAKLIDRVILKNKDIREGIDEKNVDAVFLDIPDPWNALEYVHNALKPSCPVLIYVPTINQVDKVLDAIKKHDGFIDVNVYESLLRTYMTTPGALRPHTLMIGHTGYIVFARKRLL, from the coding sequence TTGTCGAAAGATAATATAATAACAGAGGGATCAATAGTTTACATAATAATTGATTCGAAAAGAAGATTTCTTGTGGAAGTAAAGAAGGGGGGTATCTTAGGTACAGATAAGGGCTTCATTAAGCATGATGAAATTATAGGTAAGGAGTTTGGGAGCACCATAAAGACTAGTCTCGGCTATCAAGCATATCTTATGAGGCCTCTTCCTCAAGATTATCTGAATGGGTTTAAACGTGTAACCCAAGTTATTTATCCTAAAGATGCCTCACTAATGGTTTACTTATCAGGTATAGGTCCTGGTTCACATGTTGTCGAAGCAGGTGTTGGTACGGGGTTTCTCACATCGTATCTAGCTAGGATAGTTGGTGAGAACGGAAGAGTATATGGTTATGAGATAAGGAAAGACTTCCTAGAGGTAGCTAGAGAAAATCTATCTAAAGCAAAACTTATTGACCGTGTTATACTCAAAAACAAGGACATTCGTGAGGGAATAGATGAAAAAAATGTTGATGCAGTATTTCTCGACATACCAGACCCGTGGAATGCTTTAGAGTATGTACATAATGCTCTGAAACCATCATGTCCAGTATTGATATATGTACCAACGATAAACCAGGTAGATAAAGTTCTTGATGCAATTAAGAAACATGATGGATTTATTGACGTGAATGTTTATGAGTCATTGTTAAGGACATATATGACAACACCGGGCGCCTTAAGACCTCATACGTTAATGATTGGGCATACAGGATACATAGTATTTGCTAGAAAAAGACTTCTTTAA
- a CDS encoding DNA-binding protein, whose amino-acid sequence MYLMSIKPKYAYRIFAGIKKYELRRWFGIKPEPGSLMVVYASGNVRSLIGEFTVGKIIYGPPNKVWEYVRSSTDTGIYPEDKNYIMGNKPAMAIEVLEPKLYKRPIALDELRRIIPDFNPPMSFRELSPDEPLYRLLIRKLRRL is encoded by the coding sequence ATGTACCTAATGAGCATCAAACCAAAGTATGCGTATAGAATCTTTGCTGGAATAAAGAAATATGAACTCAGGAGATGGTTCGGCATAAAACCAGAGCCAGGCTCATTAATGGTTGTGTATGCATCTGGTAATGTACGATCACTAATAGGAGAGTTTACCGTCGGCAAAATAATTTATGGCCCTCCAAATAAAGTATGGGAATATGTTCGTTCATCTACGGATACAGGCATATATCCTGAAGACAAAAACTACATTATGGGGAATAAACCAGCCATGGCTATAGAGGTATTAGAACCAAAACTTTACAAAAGACCCATAGCACTAGATGAGCTTCGAAGAATAATACCTGATTTTAATCCACCTATGAGTTTTAGAGAACTAAGTCCTGATGAACCTCTATACAGGCTTTTGATAAGGAAACTTCGTAGATTATGA
- a CDS encoding type II toxin-antitoxin system ParD family antitoxin, translated as MRLITVKMPEIYVEGLDELVKIGRYSSRSEVIRVAIRDLLKKELWMVEVANEA; from the coding sequence ATGAGACTAATAACAGTCAAAATGCCCGAGATATATGTCGAAGGCCTTGATGAACTAGTCAAAATAGGAAGGTATAGTAGCAGAAGCGAAGTCATCAGGGTTGCTATTAGAGACCTACTTAAGAAAGAACTATGGATGGTTGAAGTAGCAAACGAAGCCTAG
- a CDS encoding isoleucine--tRNA ligase: MGKVGVISGHYEPHKVEDEIKKFWDDYRIYDLVKKNSMANKTKFLFLDGPPYPSSDIPHVGTAWNKSLKDAVLRYKRMRGYNVLDQPGYDCHGLPIEVAVEKKIGIRIKREIEEKIGVGKFISMCKSLVNENIASLTKWFKELGVFMDWDNPYLTMKDEYIEAGWWLIKKAYEKGLLCREKKIVYWCPRCSTTLAEYEIEYKTLVDPSIYVMFPVKNEENTYLLIWTTTPWTLPANTFVMIHPDAIYVKVRVDDKILILAKERLEKVMSEAGIKEYEVIAEFKGKEIEGLEYTHPLEKYIPLQRRLSKYHKVVSAPEFVTLHEGTGLVHSAPGHGFEDFIVAQRIGVEDIAAPIDDEGKFTEEAGKYTGLYVRDANKVIIEDLKRENALFYHTTVSHRYPVCWRCKTPVTLRATTQWIIKVTKLKEKLIEEAKNAKWMPKWALDRLMSMLDNLQDWVLSRQRYWGTPLPIWTCSNGHMVVIGSIKELEQYAGKRPKELHRPWIDEISFKCPYCGKEMKRVPDVADVWFDSGIAFYASRGHPDTLPVEEVVSDFITEGHDQTRGWFFSLLRAGVIGFDRVPYKLVLVHGFALDEHGREMHKSLGNYVGLNEVIERVGRDVFRYWVLQNTVWEDMRFSWKGLEETRKDLSVTWNVYVFASTYMNLDNYDPIKEPLNKYINDLRVEDKWILSKLNTLIKKVTKAMDEYRIHDAVRLTRNFIIEDVSHWYIRLIRPRVWVEENTRDKLAAYATLYTVLKNWLILVAPFAPFFTEKIYQEFIRKAEEDAPPSIHLMKWPEPVEELIDEKLEKQMDIIREIFEAAAAARMKVQVKLRHPVKKVIVFTSDKDVIETVNKHRELIAKVVNAKEIEVKEPSLLEKLLTYRIEPVYSVLGPEFRSLTKKIIKYLEEKSNDIAKDIISKGYHETVIDGEKIRLEQKHVKIIPVFVPGYSVQETRWGSVAIDTKLTREEIAEGLARDVIRRIQAMRKELNLPLDAKIEAFIACPDEHKEMLEEKKQYIATEVRAEKILIVPREEVEKIEGLKKTWDILGEEYVIVVKPLR; encoded by the coding sequence TTGGGTAAAGTTGGCGTTATCAGTGGACATTACGAGCCACATAAAGTTGAAGATGAAATAAAGAAGTTCTGGGATGATTATCGAATATATGATCTAGTGAAGAAAAACAGTATGGCCAATAAAACAAAGTTCTTGTTTCTAGATGGACCACCTTATCCTTCTAGCGATATACCACACGTAGGCACTGCTTGGAACAAATCATTGAAAGATGCTGTTTTACGGTATAAACGTATGAGAGGATATAATGTTCTCGACCAACCAGGTTATGATTGTCACGGTCTTCCTATAGAAGTTGCCGTTGAGAAGAAAATAGGAATACGCATCAAGAGAGAAATAGAGGAGAAGATAGGGGTTGGCAAGTTTATAAGCATGTGTAAAAGTCTTGTTAACGAGAACATAGCCTCATTAACTAAATGGTTTAAGGAACTAGGAGTTTTCATGGATTGGGACAACCCATATCTTACAATGAAGGATGAGTACATAGAAGCTGGTTGGTGGCTTATAAAGAAAGCTTATGAAAAAGGTCTTCTATGTAGAGAGAAAAAGATCGTATATTGGTGTCCTCGTTGTTCAACTACTTTAGCTGAGTATGAGATCGAGTATAAGACTTTAGTGGATCCATCTATTTACGTAATGTTTCCTGTGAAAAATGAAGAAAACACTTACCTTCTCATATGGACGACGACACCATGGACCCTTCCCGCCAACACTTTCGTGATGATACATCCTGACGCTATTTATGTTAAAGTAAGAGTTGATGACAAGATACTAATACTGGCCAAGGAACGCCTTGAAAAAGTTATGTCTGAAGCTGGGATAAAAGAGTATGAAGTTATAGCAGAGTTCAAAGGAAAAGAAATCGAAGGCCTCGAGTATACTCATCCATTAGAGAAGTATATTCCGCTACAGAGAAGACTTTCTAAATACCATAAAGTAGTAAGCGCGCCAGAGTTCGTCACGCTTCATGAAGGAACAGGACTCGTTCACTCCGCTCCTGGACATGGTTTTGAGGACTTTATTGTAGCACAAAGAATAGGGGTAGAGGACATAGCCGCTCCAATAGATGATGAAGGAAAGTTTACCGAAGAAGCAGGGAAATATACTGGTCTCTATGTAAGGGACGCCAATAAAGTTATTATTGAAGACCTTAAGCGGGAAAACGCCTTATTCTATCATACTACTGTTTCACACAGATACCCGGTATGTTGGAGATGTAAAACACCCGTTACACTACGTGCAACAACTCAATGGATAATAAAAGTAACGAAACTCAAAGAAAAACTCATTGAAGAAGCCAAGAACGCTAAATGGATGCCGAAATGGGCTCTAGATAGACTTATGTCAATGCTTGATAATCTCCAAGACTGGGTACTTAGTAGGCAAAGATATTGGGGTACACCATTACCAATATGGACATGCTCCAACGGACACATGGTTGTTATTGGCAGCATCAAAGAATTAGAGCAATACGCAGGCAAGAGACCTAAAGAGTTGCATAGACCATGGATTGACGAGATATCATTTAAATGCCCGTACTGTGGAAAAGAGATGAAAAGAGTTCCTGATGTAGCTGATGTATGGTTTGACAGTGGAATAGCATTCTATGCTAGTCGAGGACATCCAGATACTCTACCCGTAGAAGAAGTTGTATCAGATTTCATAACAGAAGGTCATGACCAGACTAGAGGATGGTTCTTCAGCCTTCTTCGTGCAGGCGTAATCGGATTCGATAGAGTACCCTATAAGCTTGTATTGGTTCACGGGTTTGCTCTGGACGAGCATGGACGTGAAATGCATAAGAGTCTAGGTAACTATGTAGGGTTAAATGAGGTTATTGAGCGTGTAGGACGTGATGTCTTTAGGTATTGGGTTCTACAGAACACCGTATGGGAAGACATGAGATTCTCGTGGAAAGGTCTTGAAGAGACACGTAAGGACCTGTCTGTTACATGGAACGTATACGTGTTTGCATCAACATATATGAATTTAGACAACTACGATCCAATTAAAGAGCCGCTAAACAAGTATATTAACGATCTTAGGGTTGAGGATAAATGGATTCTATCAAAATTAAATACTCTTATAAAGAAAGTAACAAAAGCAATGGATGAATACCGTATACACGATGCTGTAAGACTTACAAGGAACTTCATTATAGAAGACGTAAGTCACTGGTATATAAGACTCATAAGACCACGTGTCTGGGTTGAAGAAAACACCAGAGACAAGCTTGCTGCGTATGCAACACTCTATACTGTCTTAAAGAACTGGCTAATACTAGTTGCACCATTTGCACCATTCTTTACGGAGAAGATATATCAGGAATTCATTAGGAAAGCTGAAGAAGATGCTCCTCCATCAATACACTTAATGAAATGGCCTGAACCAGTTGAAGAACTGATTGATGAGAAACTAGAGAAACAAATGGATATAATTAGAGAAATATTCGAAGCCGCAGCAGCTGCGAGAATGAAAGTACAAGTGAAGCTCAGACATCCAGTTAAGAAAGTAATCGTGTTTACAAGCGACAAAGATGTAATAGAAACAGTTAACAAACATAGAGAATTAATAGCTAAAGTCGTCAACGCCAAGGAGATAGAAGTAAAGGAGCCTTCGTTACTAGAGAAATTACTAACATACAGAATTGAGCCAGTATACTCCGTATTAGGTCCTGAATTTAGAAGTCTCACTAAAAAGATCATAAAATACCTTGAAGAAAAGAGCAATGATATAGCTAAAGATATCATATCAAAAGGATACCACGAAACTGTCATAGATGGCGAAAAGATTAGGCTTGAGCAGAAACATGTCAAGATAATACCTGTCTTCGTGCCAGGTTATAGTGTGCAAGAAACTCGATGGGGTAGTGTGGCAATAGATACCAAGCTTACAAGAGAAGAGATAGCGGAAGGTCTTGCAAGAGATGTTATCAGAAGAATTCAGGCAATGAGAAAAGAATTGAATTTGCCACTTGACGCGAAGATAGAAGCCTTTATTGCATGTCCTGATGAGCATAAGGAAATGCTAGAGGAGAAGAAGCAATATATAGCTACTGAGGTACGTGCAGAAAAGATATTGATTGTCCCTAGAGAGGAAGTAGAAAAGATCGAAGGACTTAAGAAGACGTGGGATATTCTTGGAGAAGAATATGTGATAGTAGTTAAACCACTAAGATAA